ATGAATCTATATATGATTTAGGAGGATAATAGTACTCCCTAAACTGTTCAGGAGTTAACCAATGATGAAAACTACTTTGAAGGAGATATATCTGGTTTAGATAAGACTGAAGAGAGGATTGATTTGAAAAGTTTAGCAGAACTGCTATATATAGGGTTTGGGTGGAGTTAAGAGGTTGGACGAATTGTGATCCAGGCACTATCGAATATTGTGGAGAAGTTGTTTGAATATAGTATAACTGTTGATCTTGACTTAGTATTAACAAACTCGGTATACTTAGCGTTAATAATATGATCAGACTTATTAACTTAAGACTTCTTTCCATAATATCTTTATTATCCTAAACCATATAAACTTTAACCTTAATTCAAATCATCATAAGATAATATGGAATGTATTGAGCTATCACGTTAGTAACTTTGTAAACCAAAATTCATTATAAGATGAAATAAGATCAACTAGACTTAGTTACGTCAGATAAGCTACAATTACTTCTCTTCTTCTATGTTTACGTATAGTTCACTGTGATTATTCTTATTTACAGAATTATGGAGAGTTATTAGGACGAATTGAGATTGTAAATAAGGTGTAATGACTTTAAATCCCTATGAGAGTTACGTATTTAATTTAACTAGGTGATTAGTGAACTTACTTATTGTACTCGTAATTAACTTTAGATCAGTTGTTAGTAGTTTAGCGTTATATTTGATCGCTAATTGAAGAAATGATGCATCATAAATTGTTATGTTATTCTCTAATGCTAAATCTAATGTGTCACCTATTATATCATTATAGTGATGAATCTCAAAAGTACTCATCAAATTTAGCATACTTTTAAAAATCCTTTTTCCATCATCTCTTTTAATTTCACCACGTATTATTCTTTTTCTAATTACGTTTGCTAATTCGTAAAATGCTAGATCTAATGTAAGTATCTTATCCCCTTCACTACTAGTTATATAATTCTCAACGAATTTACTGTATTTTTCTGGGAAATATAGAGAGGCTATTGATGAGGAGTCAACTACTAGCATCCCTATCCTCTCTTATTAAATCTGCACTAGGGGTTACTGTTGTTTTTATCTCCTCTCTTATTTTCCTTGCATTATCCAATTCTCTCTTTAGTTTTTCTTTCCTTACAAGTTCTTCCAAATATTCCCTTACTTTATCGGAATAATTAATG
The nucleotide sequence above comes from Sulfolobus tengchongensis. Encoded proteins:
- a CDS encoding type II toxin-antitoxin system VapC family toxin produces the protein MLVVDSSSIASLYFPEKYSKFVENYITSSEGDKILTLDLAFYELANVIRKRIIRGEIKRDDGKRIFKSMLNLMSTFEIHHYNDIIGDTLDLALENNITIYDASFLQLAIKYNAKLLTTDLKLITSTISKFTNHLVKLNT
- a CDS encoding antitoxin is translated as MFTSKVNHVSDVISIRVSKKLKRDLEELNINYSDKVREYLEELVRKEKLKRELDNARKIREEIKTTVTPSADLIREDRDASS